In Physeter macrocephalus isolate SW-GA unplaced genomic scaffold, ASM283717v5 random_200, whole genome shotgun sequence, one DNA window encodes the following:
- the EGR3 gene encoding early growth response protein 3 isoform X2, with protein MEPCAAWSPRGGRENVMDIGLSNEKPNPELSYSGSFQPAPGNKTVTYLGKFAFDSPSNWCQDNIISLMSAGILGVPPASGALSTQTSTASMVQPPQGEVEAMYPALPPYSNCSDLYSEPVSFHDPQGNPGLAYSPQDYQSAKPALDSNLFPMIPDYNLYHHPNDMGSIPEHKPFQGMDPIRVNPPPITPLETIKAFKDKQIHPGFGSLPQPPLTLKPIRPRKYPNRPSKTPLHERPHACPAEGCDRRFSRSDELTRHLRIHTGHKPFQCRICMRSFSRSDHLTTHIRTHTGEKPFACEFCGRKFARSDERKRHAKIHLKQKEKKAEKGGAPSASSAAPVSLAPVVTTCA; from the exons ATGGAGCCATGTGCGGCGTGGAGTCCCCGCGGTGGGAGAG AGAATGTGATGGACATCGGTCTGTCCAACGAGAAGCCCAACCCGGAACTCTCTTATTCGGGCTCCTTCcagccagcccctggcaacaagACCGTGACCTACTTGGGAAAGTTCGCCTTCGACTCCCCTTCCAACTGGTGCCAGGACAACATCATTAGCCTCATGAGCGCCGGCATCTTGGGGGTGCCCCCGGCCTCTGGGGCACTCAGCACGCAAACCTCCACGGCCAGCATGGTGCAGCCGCCGCAAGGGGAAGTGGAGGCCATGTATCCGGCGCTGCCCCCCTATTCTAACTGCAGTGATCTCTACTCGGAGCCTGTGTCTTTCCACGACCCCCAGGGCAACCCCGGGCTCGCCTATTCCCCCCAGGATTACCAATCGGCCAAACCGGCCTTGGACAGCAATCTCTTCCCCATGATTCCTGACTACAACCTATACCACCACCCCAACGACATGGGCTCCATTCCGGAGCACAAGCCCTTCCAGGGCATGGACCCCATCCGGGTCAACCCTCCCCCTATTACCCCACTGGAGACCATCAAGGCATTCAAAGACAAGCAGATCCACCCGGGCTTTGGCAGCCTGCCCCAGCCGCCGCTCACGCTCAAGCCCATCCGGCCCCGCAAGTACCCCAACCGACCCAGCAAGACCCCGCTCCACGAGCGGCCCCACGCGTGCCCGGCGGAGGGCTGCGACCGCCGTTTCAGCCGCTCGGACGAGCTGACCCGGCATCTGCGCATCCACACGGGCCACAAGCCCTTCCAGTGCCGGATCTGCATGCGGAGCTTCAGCCGCAGCGACCACCTTACCACTCACATCCGCACGCATACGGGCGAGAAGCCCTTTGCCTGCGAGTTCTGCGGGCGCAAGTTTGCACGCAGCGACGAGCGCAAGCGCCACGCCAAGATCCACCTcaagcaaaaggagaagaaggCGGAGAAGGGGGGGGCGCCTTCTGCGTCCTCGGCGGCCCCGGTGTCCCTGGCCCCTGTGGTCACCACCTGCGCCTGA
- the EGR3 gene encoding early growth response protein 3 isoform X1 has product MTGKLAEKLPVTMSSLLNQLPDNLYPEEIPSALNLFSGSSDSVAHYNQMATENVMDIGLSNEKPNPELSYSGSFQPAPGNKTVTYLGKFAFDSPSNWCQDNIISLMSAGILGVPPASGALSTQTSTASMVQPPQGEVEAMYPALPPYSNCSDLYSEPVSFHDPQGNPGLAYSPQDYQSAKPALDSNLFPMIPDYNLYHHPNDMGSIPEHKPFQGMDPIRVNPPPITPLETIKAFKDKQIHPGFGSLPQPPLTLKPIRPRKYPNRPSKTPLHERPHACPAEGCDRRFSRSDELTRHLRIHTGHKPFQCRICMRSFSRSDHLTTHIRTHTGEKPFACEFCGRKFARSDERKRHAKIHLKQKEKKAEKGGAPSASSAAPVSLAPVVTTCA; this is encoded by the exons CAACCTCTTTTCTGGCAGCAGCGACTCGGTAGCCCATTACAATCAGATGGCTACAG AGAATGTGATGGACATCGGTCTGTCCAACGAGAAGCCCAACCCGGAACTCTCTTATTCGGGCTCCTTCcagccagcccctggcaacaagACCGTGACCTACTTGGGAAAGTTCGCCTTCGACTCCCCTTCCAACTGGTGCCAGGACAACATCATTAGCCTCATGAGCGCCGGCATCTTGGGGGTGCCCCCGGCCTCTGGGGCACTCAGCACGCAAACCTCCACGGCCAGCATGGTGCAGCCGCCGCAAGGGGAAGTGGAGGCCATGTATCCGGCGCTGCCCCCCTATTCTAACTGCAGTGATCTCTACTCGGAGCCTGTGTCTTTCCACGACCCCCAGGGCAACCCCGGGCTCGCCTATTCCCCCCAGGATTACCAATCGGCCAAACCGGCCTTGGACAGCAATCTCTTCCCCATGATTCCTGACTACAACCTATACCACCACCCCAACGACATGGGCTCCATTCCGGAGCACAAGCCCTTCCAGGGCATGGACCCCATCCGGGTCAACCCTCCCCCTATTACCCCACTGGAGACCATCAAGGCATTCAAAGACAAGCAGATCCACCCGGGCTTTGGCAGCCTGCCCCAGCCGCCGCTCACGCTCAAGCCCATCCGGCCCCGCAAGTACCCCAACCGACCCAGCAAGACCCCGCTCCACGAGCGGCCCCACGCGTGCCCGGCGGAGGGCTGCGACCGCCGTTTCAGCCGCTCGGACGAGCTGACCCGGCATCTGCGCATCCACACGGGCCACAAGCCCTTCCAGTGCCGGATCTGCATGCGGAGCTTCAGCCGCAGCGACCACCTTACCACTCACATCCGCACGCATACGGGCGAGAAGCCCTTTGCCTGCGAGTTCTGCGGGCGCAAGTTTGCACGCAGCGACGAGCGCAAGCGCCACGCCAAGATCCACCTcaagcaaaaggagaagaaggCGGAGAAGGGGGGGGCGCCTTCTGCGTCCTCGGCGGCCCCGGTGTCCCTGGCCCCTGTGGTCACCACCTGCGCCTGA